The genomic window CACTTTTATGCCTTGATGTCCGCCGACACGATAAAATTTACCATCAGCTAAAACACGTAATAAACGGGTTTGTACGTCTAATGGCATATCACCAATCTCATCTAAAAATAGTGTGCCACCATCCGCTTGTTCAAAGCGACCTTGTCGATTTGCGGCCGCACCGGTAAAGGCGCCTTTTTCATGGCCGAACAATTCTGCTTCAATTAATTCGCGAGGGATTGCCGCCATGTTAAGGGCAATAAAGGTATTGTCTTTACGCGGGCTATGTTTATGCAAGGCTTGTGCGACAAGCTCTTTACCTGTTCCTGATTGACCGTTAATTAAGACGCTCATGCTAGACCGAGATAGTCGGCCAATAACACGAAAAACCTCTTGCATTGCCGGGGCTTCACCGATGATTTCTGGTGTTGAGAGCAGTTGTTCTGTTGGTTTCTTGCTTTGCTTAAGCTCTAAGCTGTGATTTATTGCACGTTGAATAAGCTCTGTTGCTTCATGAATATCAAAGGGTTTTGGTAAATATTCAAATGCGCCACTTTGGTAGGCATTCACTGCGCTGTCTAAGTCGCTATGAGCTGTCATGATGATGATCGGAATATTTGGAAAACGCTGGTGGATCTGCTCCATCAGTTCTAATCCATCAATGCCGGGCATACGCACATCAGAAATAATCACTTCTGGCTGCTCTATCTGTAACTGTTTCCAAAGGCATTCACCATCTGGAAAGCTAGCATGGTTTATATCATTGCTTTTTAAGGTGCGTTCCAATACCCAACGGATAGCATGATCGTCATCGACGATCCAAGCAGTAGCATTCATTTTTGTTCCTAATTATAGTTGCATCGGTAGGTAGATAGAGAATTCCGTGTGCCCTGAAATACTGTGGCACTCAATACGACCATGGTGTTGTTTTATTAATTCTTGTGCAATAGATAATCCAAGCCCTGTACCGTCAGTTTTTCCGGTGACCATTGGGTAGAAAAGGGTATCTCTGAGGTGGTTTGGAATGCCATTACCGTTATCAATAATTTTTATTTCTACCGCTAATCGTTGCGGTAATCCATTAATGGTAACTTGGTGTGCCGTGCGCGTGCGTAATGTGATTTTTGAGTTTTGTTTCATCTCTGGACTGAGTGCTTGCACGGCATTTTGAACGATATTTAAAAATGCTTGTTGGAGTTGGTCTGATTGCATCTCAAAGTCTGGAATACTTGGATCATAATCGACTTTTATTTCGATGAAATCAGGCAGGTTTAGGCGTACTAATTTTCGCACTTTTTCGAGTACTGAATGGATGTTATCCATTTTTCGTTCGCCCATTTTTTGTGGGCCTAATAAACGATTCACCAAGGCACTTAGTCGGTCAGCTTGGTCAATAATAATTTGTGTAAACTCTTTAAGCTCCGGCGAAGGTAACTCACTTTCTAATAATTGAGCTGCTCCACGTAACCCGCCGAGAGGGTTTTTTATTTCATGGGCAAGCCCTCGGACTAAATCCTGTGCTGCCTTTTGTTGGTGCTCTTGATAATGTACTTGGCTTAATTTTCGCTGTTGTTCGATACAGCGCAATTCGATAATGACGTACGCATTATTGTTAAAGCTGAGGTAGGTAGCACTCAAGCTAATCAATAGAGGTTGCGAGTCGACCAGAAGAGTTACCTCATTTTCATTAAAGGCCCCTTTATCTTTAAAGACGTTTTTAATACTTTGCGGGTTAAAATGATAATGGTTGGCAAGTTGTTGTAATGTTTGTTGATAAAGGCGTTGAAAGCTTTGCGATAATAATAGCTCACTGGCAGGGTTGGCGTAGCTAAGTTTTAGCGACTCATCAATAATAACAAAGCCTGTATTTGCCTCTTCAATAATAGCAAGTGGAAAGCCTTCAGGAAGCGTATTTAACATCTGCCTATTATCTTACCGTTGCGCGCTGTAAGTGGACTGTAACAACTTGTGTTTTCGCAACTACTTTACCATTCTTATCAAGCATTTCTACTTGTACTTGGTGTGTACCACGGTCGATATTTTTTGCTCTAATAGTCGGCGAGATTTGTGGTGATCCGAGTTTTTTGCCATCAAGGTATAATTGCAATTTATGGGTGTTTTCTTTTTCAGGCTCAGTTGAAACGTGTATGTCGATAGTACCGTCATTGCTGCGCAGTGGTTTATCATCTTCGGGTGAGATAATGGTTGCCTGATAATTTACTACTGGTGTGTCTTCATCATCTAATGAAAGTTCATTTGCAATAGCATCAGGCTCATCGCTCGCTTGTTTGCCTGAGGATAATAAGTTGTTATTTTTCACATCGATCTGTTCAGTGCCTGGCACTGCGGTATCAGAAAAATGTATTTTTCCATTTTCATCAACCCAATGATAAATCTTGGTATCAGCTGCACTTACTAGTGGTGAGAGTGAGTAGAGTAGTGCTGAAAAAAATAATGCAGATAATTTCATAATTTTAAACCTTAAACAGAAGAGATTTAATTGTGAGCCATGAATTTAGTTAAGGCAATAAAAGAATCTTAATGTAAACCAAGCGTTGCAAAAAATGTTAATCCTAACGGGTATAATGATTATTCATCTAAAGGGTGTTGACTTATTTTTTATATTTATAGGTGTTTCTTTCTAATTTTGTTTCTTTTTCAGGGAGTTGTAAGAAGCAAGAGGCGAGACGTTGCTCACCTCTTGCTGAAATACCATTAACAATAATTATTTAATAAATAACATTTCTTGGTATTTAGGTAGTGGCCATAATTCATCAGCTACTAGTAACTCAAGAGCATCTGCGTGATCACGTGCTTCAGCCATTAATGGACAAAGTACATCTGCGCTATGACGCATATGCGCTTCAGCATCAGCGAAGTCATGTTTAACGATTTCAGCGTCAAGTTTTGTCACTGCTGCCATTAAGCCATTGATATGTTCAGCTAGTTCAGCTGGTACTGTCGCATCCAACTTAAGGCCTAAATCCGCAGCTGATACAGATGCGTGTGTTAGGTCAGAAAGGTAGGTCATTGCAGCAGGGTAAATTTTAGTTTTAGCGATATCGCTAACTAATTTTGCTTCTACTTCAATCGCTAAGTTGTATTGCTCTGCGTAAACTTCGTAGCGACTTTCTAATTCTACAGGTGATAATACGCCTGTATTTTCGAATAGTGCAACGATTTCAGATGACATTAGGTGTGGTAGTGCATCAGCTGTTGTTGGAATGTTTTTCAAACCACGCTCTTCAACTGCCGCTTTATGCCACTCTTCAGAGTAACCGTCGCCACCAAATACAGCATTGCTGTGAAGCTCCATTAACTCTTTAAGAACAGAGATAACAGCTGAAGTTTGATCTTTAGTTTCTAAAGCAACTTCTAATTTCTCTGCAATCCAGTTTAATGAGTCAGCAAGCATTGTGTTCATTGCTACTAATGGACCAGATACAGATTGTGATGAACCTACTGCACGGAACTCAAAACGGTTACCAGTGAAAGCAAAAGGAGAAGTACGGTTACGGTCACCTGGATCACGGTCAAAGTTAAGAATCTGTGATAAACCACAGTCCATTGCGCCACCTTCAGTAGAGCCTGTAAGCTTACCTTCTTTAATGTCTTCAAATACTTTTTCTAATTGATCACCTAAGTATACTGACATAATTGCAGGTGGAGCCTCGTTAGCACCTAGACGGTGGTCATTTGAAGCTGTAGCAATTACTGCACGTAATAAAGGACCGTATTTATGTACACCACGGATCACAGCACCACAGAATAGTAAGAACTCTAAGTTATCATGTGGTGTTTTACCTGGATCTAATAAGTTACCTTGCGTGCTGTTACCAACAGACCAGTTTACGTGTTTACCTGAACCATTAACGCCGGCAAAAGGTTTTTCATGTAATAAACATAAGAAACCGTGCTCTTTAGCTGTTTGCTTCATTAATGTCATAAGAAGTTGTTGTTGATCTGCACCAACGTTTGCTGCGCCGTAATAGGGTGCAATTTCAAACTGTCCTGGTGCTACTTCGTTATGATGTGTTTTAGCAGGAATACCTAACTTGTATAACTGATCTTCAAAATCTTGCATGAACACTTGTACACGTGCTGGGATTGCGCCGAAGTAATGATCATCGAACTGTTGACCTTTAGCTGGTGCAGCACCAAATAAAGTACGTCCAGCTAGTAATAAGTCAGGGCGTGCGTTCGCAAAGTTTTCGTCTACTAAGAAGTACTCTTGCTCTGGGCCACAGCTAGAATTAAGATCAGCAACTTCTGTCTCACCCATTAGTGTTAGTACTTTCTTAGCGGCTTCATTCATTGCTGCATTTGAGCGAAGAAGTGGAATCTTTTTATCTAGTGCTTCACCAGTCCAAGACATGAATACACTTGGAATCATTAATGTAGCGCCGTTAGCGGTATGCTGAATGTATACTGGGCTTGTTGGATCCCATGCAGTATAACCACGCGCTGCGTTAGTCATACGTAGGCTACCATTAGGGAAAGAAGAACCATCTGGTTCACCTTTAATTAATAGGCTACCAGTAAACTCATTAATTGCACTGCCTTCAGAGTTAGTTAGGATGAATGCGTCATGTTTTTCAGCGGTGATATTAGTCATCGGGTAGAAAACGTGAGAGAAGAATTTAGCGCCTTTAGATAAAGCCCAATCTTTCATTGCTGCTGCAACGATATCTGCAGTTGCTGCGTCTAATGCTTGACCAGTTTGAACTGTCTTTTTAATGGCTTTGAAAGCTTTCTTAGAAAGTGCTTCTTCCATTTTTTGTAAATTAAAAACATCAGTTGCCCAAATTTTACTTAATGGTTCAGTCTGAGTGACCTCTTTTGGTGCACGGTTTGTAATTTGTTCAATTGCTTGAAGGCGGACTTGATTTCCACTCATGTAAGGCTCCTGGCTTGTTGTATATTATATTGTTGCTAGCCACTTAGGTTTTTCTGAGGGCTAATGATAAAATTCTATATAACAAAAGCAAGAAGTAGACCATGTTTTTGAAATGGTCAAATAAAAAATTATTTAGGCATGAAAACTAGTTTTTATAGTCGATATTTTAATTTTTGGTACAAAAAAAGGCCGCTTAATAGCGACCTTTTTAAATTGAGTATTGTTAAATACTTATATTATACGCTGTAGTATAAGTCGAACTCTTTAGGGTGAGTTGCTTGAGAAACAGCTTCACATTCTGCAGTTTTAAGTGCAATGAATGCATCAATTGATTCATTTGAGAATACGCCACCTTCAGTAAGGAAGTCACGATCAGCATCAAGTGCTGCAAGTGCTTCTTCAAAAGAAACAGCAACTTGTGGAATCGCATCCGCTTCTTCTTTAGGTAGGTCGTATAGATCTTTATCTAAAGCTTCACCTGGATCAATCTTGTTCTTGATTCCGTCAAGACCCGCCATAAGCATTGCTGCAAAACCTAAGTAAGGGTTCATTGTTGGGTCTGGGAAACGTACTTCGATACGCGCTGCGCGTGCTGTTGGTACGATTGGAATACGAATAGAAGCACTGCGGTTACCTGCAGAGTATGCAAGCATTACTGGTGCTTCAAAACCTGGGATAAGACGCTTGTACGAGTTAGTTGATGCATTGGTAAATGCATTGATCGCTTTAGCATGCTTGATGATACCGCCGATGTAGTAAAGTGCCATTTGTGACATGCCACCGTATAGATCACCAGAGAACAAGTTAACGCCATCTTTACCTAAAGATTGGTGACAGTGGTTACCAGAACCGTTATCGCCAACAAGTGGTTTAGGCATGAACGTTGCTGTTTGACCGTATGCGTGTGCAACGTTATGAACAACGTATTTGTAGATTTGGATCTCATCTGCTTTTTCAACCATTGTGTTGAAACGACAAGCGATCTCATTTTGACCTGCTGTTGCTACCTCATGGTGATGTGCTTCAACAACAAGACCCATCTCTTCCATGATTAAACACATAGCAGAACGGATATTTTGTGAAGAATCAACAGGTGCTACTGGAAAGTAACCGCCTTTGATACCTGGACGGTGACCGGTGTTACCATCTTCGTATGAAGTGCCTGAGTTCCAAGCTGCTTCTTTCGCGTCTACTGAGTAGAATGCGCCACCGATGCCATTGCCGTATTTAACGTCATCAAATAGGAAGAACTCTGGCTCTGGGCCAAATAATACGGTGTCTGCAATACCTGTAGAACGCATGTATGCTTCTGCACGCTTAGCAACAGAACGTGGATCACGATCGTAACCTAACATTGTTTTAGGCTCTAAAACGTCACAACGTAAGTTAAGTGTTGCGTCATCTGTGAACGGGTCAAGTACTGCTGTTGCAGGAACAGGCATTAATACCATGTCTGAATCTTGAATACCTTTCCAACCAGCGATAGAAGAACCATCGAACATTTTACCTTCTTCAAAGAAGTCTTCATCTAGTTGGTGATGTGGTACAGAAACGTGCTGCTCTTTACCGTGTGTATCAGTGAAACGTAAATCAACGAATTTAACATCCTGTTCTTTAATAAGAGCAAGAACGTCTTGTGCAGTTTGTACAGACATGTTTGAAACCTCTATTAACATCAATAATGAATTTATTCCCATGCAAGTGAGCGAAAACTGTGCCAACTTGATCGGTACCTATTATATAGCCCTTTGTTTTAAAAACGACTTAAATATTCGTCAATGACTGCACCACAAAGGTGCAAAGGTGGATCTTTTTGGTGCTCCATTGTTGAGCGCTCCGCATTGAAGCCATTTTTTCATCTTAAAGGAGCATATAAGCTAATTGTGACGTAGTTAAAACTTTCTATTTTTGAAATTATGGTTACAATGTGCGCACTTTGGATAGCTGACTAGAATTGGTTTGGTTATCTCTTTATACCAATTAGATGAACTGTACAAATTTTGTTAAGTTTATCTAATTGGTATTTTTTCAATTGTTACTTTTTGAGGCGCATCATGTCGTTAGATAAATTAAGAAATATAGCTATCATTGCTCACGTTGACCACGGTAAAACAACCCTAGTTGACAAACTACTAGAGCAATCTGGGACTTTAGATGCACGCGGTGGTAATGAAGAGCGTGTAATGGACTCTAACGATTTAGAGAAAGAGCGTGGTATTACCATTCTTGCTAAAAACACAGCGATTGAGTGGAATGACTACCATATCAATATCGTAGATACTCCAGGACATGCTGACTTCGGTGGTGAAGTTGAGCGTATCATGTCTATGGTAGACAGTGTTTGTTTGATCGTTGATGCTGTAGATGGCCCGATGCCACAAACGCGTTTCGTAACACAAAAGGCGTTCGCACATGGCCTTAAGCCAATTGTTGTTATCAACAAAATCGATAAGCCGGGAGCACGTCCTGAATGGGTTATGGATCAAGTATTTGATCTGTTTGATAACCTCGGCGCAACTGATGAACAGTTAGACTTTAAAGTAGTTTATGCTTCTGCATTAAACGGTTGGGCTAATACTGAATCAGATGAAGCGACTGAAAGCATGGAACCTTTATTCCAAGCGATCGTTGATGGTGTTGATGCACCTGACTGTGACCGTGACGGTGATTTCCAAATGCAAATTTCTCAACTCGATTACAACTCATACGTAGGTGTTATCGGTGTTGGTCGTGTAACTCGTGGTAGCGTTAAAGTTAATCAACAAGTCACTATTGTTGGTGCTGACGGTAAAGAACGTAAAGGTAAAGTCGGCCAAGTATTAGGTTACTTAGGTCTTGAGCGCCATGATGTTGAAGTTGCACAAGCAGGCGATATCATTGCAATCAGTGGTTTAGGTGAGCTTAAAATTTCTGACACTATTTGTGCACAGACTAATGTAGAAGCAATGCCTCCACTAACAGTTGATGAACCAACGGTAACAATGACTTTCCAAGTAAACACTTCACCATTCTGTGGTAAAGAGGGTAAATACGTTACTTCACGTAACATCCTTGACCGTTTACAAAAAGAACTTGTACATAACGTTGCACTTAAAGTTGAAGAAACTTCTGATCCAGATAAATTTAAAGTATCTGGCCGTGGTGAGCTTCACTTAGCTATTTTAATCGAAAACATGCGTCGTGAAGGTTTCGAACTAGCGGTATCTCGTCCTGAAGTAATCGAACGTACTATCGATGGCGTATTACATGAGCCAATGGAAACATTGACTATTGACTGTGAAGAAGAGCATCAAGGTGCTGTGATGGAGCAGCTTGGTATCCGTAAAGCTGAAATGACAAACATGAGCCCAGATGGTAAAGGCCGTGTTCGTTTAGACTTTATGATCCCAAGTCGTGGTCTAATCGGTTTCCAAACAGAATTCATGACACTAACTTCAGGCTCTGGTCTTCTTTACCATAGCTTCGATCATTACGGCCCTCATAAAGGTGGCACTATTGGTCAGCGTCAAAATGGTGTATTGATTTCAAACTTAACGGGTAAAGCGGTTACTTACTCTCTGTTCTTCTTACAAGATCGTGGTCGCCTATTCTTAGGTCACGGTACAGAAGTATATGAAGGCCAAGTTATCGGTATTCATATCCGTTCAAACGACTTAACGGTTAACTGTGTTAAAGGTAAACAACTTACTAACGTACGTGCATCAGGAACAGATGAAGCACAAGTACTTTCACCTGAAATCAAAATGACACTTGAGCAAGCGCTTGAGTTCATCGATGTTGATGAATTAGTAGAAGTAACACCAGAAAGCATCCGTATTCGTAAGAAGTTACTAACGGAAAGTGAGCGTAAACGCGCAGCACGTCCTGCTAAATCTTAATCTGCTCTAATGTTCAGATAAATAACAAGGTCTTACTTCGGTAAGGCCTTTTTTTTATCTGCCATTTACGCGTATAGTTAATGTTATATATATTTTATCAAGGATGG from Psychromonas sp. psych-6C06 includes these protein-coding regions:
- the glnL gene encoding nitrogen regulation protein NR(II) produces the protein MLNTLPEGFPLAIIEEANTGFVIIDESLKLSYANPASELLLSQSFQRLYQQTLQQLANHYHFNPQSIKNVFKDKGAFNENEVTLLVDSQPLLISLSATYLSFNNNAYVIIELRCIEQQRKLSQVHYQEHQQKAAQDLVRGLAHEIKNPLGGLRGAAQLLESELPSPELKEFTQIIIDQADRLSALVNRLLGPQKMGERKMDNIHSVLEKVRKLVRLNLPDFIEIKVDYDPSIPDFEMQSDQLQQAFLNIVQNAVQALSPEMKQNSKITLRTRTAHQVTINGLPQRLAVEIKIIDNGNGIPNHLRDTLFYPMVTGKTDGTGLGLSIAQELIKQHHGRIECHSISGHTEFSIYLPMQL
- the glnA gene encoding glutamate--ammonia ligase, with translation MSVQTAQDVLALIKEQDVKFVDLRFTDTHGKEQHVSVPHHQLDEDFFEEGKMFDGSSIAGWKGIQDSDMVLMPVPATAVLDPFTDDATLNLRCDVLEPKTMLGYDRDPRSVAKRAEAYMRSTGIADTVLFGPEPEFFLFDDVKYGNGIGGAFYSVDAKEAAWNSGTSYEDGNTGHRPGIKGGYFPVAPVDSSQNIRSAMCLIMEEMGLVVEAHHHEVATAGQNEIACRFNTMVEKADEIQIYKYVVHNVAHAYGQTATFMPKPLVGDNGSGNHCHQSLGKDGVNLFSGDLYGGMSQMALYYIGGIIKHAKAINAFTNASTNSYKRLIPGFEAPVMLAYSAGNRSASIRIPIVPTARAARIEVRFPDPTMNPYLGFAAMLMAGLDGIKNKIDPGEALDKDLYDLPKEEADAIPQVAVSFEEALAALDADRDFLTEGGVFSNESIDAFIALKTAECEAVSQATHPKEFDLYYSV
- a CDS encoding glutamine synthetase III, with the protein product MSGNQVRLQAIEQITNRAPKEVTQTEPLSKIWATDVFNLQKMEEALSKKAFKAIKKTVQTGQALDAATADIVAAAMKDWALSKGAKFFSHVFYPMTNITAEKHDAFILTNSEGSAINEFTGSLLIKGEPDGSSFPNGSLRMTNAARGYTAWDPTSPVYIQHTANGATLMIPSVFMSWTGEALDKKIPLLRSNAAMNEAAKKVLTLMGETEVADLNSSCGPEQEYFLVDENFANARPDLLLAGRTLFGAAPAKGQQFDDHYFGAIPARVQVFMQDFEDQLYKLGIPAKTHHNEVAPGQFEIAPYYGAANVGADQQQLLMTLMKQTAKEHGFLCLLHEKPFAGVNGSGKHVNWSVGNSTQGNLLDPGKTPHDNLEFLLFCGAVIRGVHKYGPLLRAVIATASNDHRLGANEAPPAIMSVYLGDQLEKVFEDIKEGKLTGSTEGGAMDCGLSQILNFDRDPGDRNRTSPFAFTGNRFEFRAVGSSQSVSGPLVAMNTMLADSLNWIAEKLEVALETKDQTSAVISVLKELMELHSNAVFGGDGYSEEWHKAAVEERGLKNIPTTADALPHLMSSEIVALFENTGVLSPVELESRYEVYAEQYNLAIEVEAKLVSDIAKTKIYPAAMTYLSDLTHASVSAADLGLKLDATVPAELAEHINGLMAAVTKLDAEIVKHDFADAEAHMRHSADVLCPLMAEARDHADALELLVADELWPLPKYQEMLFIK
- the typA gene encoding translational GTPase TypA, whose product is MSLDKLRNIAIIAHVDHGKTTLVDKLLEQSGTLDARGGNEERVMDSNDLEKERGITILAKNTAIEWNDYHINIVDTPGHADFGGEVERIMSMVDSVCLIVDAVDGPMPQTRFVTQKAFAHGLKPIVVINKIDKPGARPEWVMDQVFDLFDNLGATDEQLDFKVVYASALNGWANTESDEATESMEPLFQAIVDGVDAPDCDRDGDFQMQISQLDYNSYVGVIGVGRVTRGSVKVNQQVTIVGADGKERKGKVGQVLGYLGLERHDVEVAQAGDIIAISGLGELKISDTICAQTNVEAMPPLTVDEPTVTMTFQVNTSPFCGKEGKYVTSRNILDRLQKELVHNVALKVEETSDPDKFKVSGRGELHLAILIENMRREGFELAVSRPEVIERTIDGVLHEPMETLTIDCEEEHQGAVMEQLGIRKAEMTNMSPDGKGRVRLDFMIPSRGLIGFQTEFMTLTSGSGLLYHSFDHYGPHKGGTIGQRQNGVLISNLTGKAVTYSLFFLQDRGRLFLGHGTEVYEGQVIGIHIRSNDLTVNCVKGKQLTNVRASGTDEAQVLSPEIKMTLEQALEFIDVDELVEVTPESIRIRKKLLTESERKRAARPAKS
- a CDS encoding DUF4124 domain-containing protein, coding for MKLSALFFSALLYSLSPLVSAADTKIYHWVDENGKIHFSDTAVPGTEQIDVKNNNLLSSGKQASDEPDAIANELSLDDEDTPVVNYQATIISPEDDKPLRSNDGTIDIHVSTEPEKENTHKLQLYLDGKKLGSPQISPTIRAKNIDRGTHQVQVEMLDKNGKVVAKTQVVTVHLQRATVR
- the glnG gene encoding nitrogen regulation protein NR(I), which codes for MNATAWIVDDDHAIRWVLERTLKSNDINHASFPDGECLWKQLQIEQPEVIISDVRMPGIDGLELMEQIHQRFPNIPIIIMTAHSDLDSAVNAYQSGAFEYLPKPFDIHEATELIQRAINHSLELKQSKKPTEQLLSTPEIIGEAPAMQEVFRVIGRLSRSSMSVLINGQSGTGKELVAQALHKHSPRKDNTFIALNMAAIPRELIEAELFGHEKGAFTGAAANRQGRFEQADGGTLFLDEIGDMPLDVQTRLLRVLADGKFYRVGGHQGIKVDVRIIAATHQDLEKKVQSGDFREDLFHRLNVIRLQIPALKERREDISLLAQYFLHNIAAELKVEAKQLTEETKQYLSQLPWPGNVRQLENSCRWLTVMASGQEVHINDLPPELSSQETQNIDSETPLWQKNLELWASTELKRGEKEILSNALPEFEKIMLKTALKFTDGKKQEAAKLLGWGRNTLTRKLKEFGMS